Proteins co-encoded in one Ruegeria sp. YS9 genomic window:
- a CDS encoding glyoxylate/hydroxypyruvate reductase A: MPVNVLFSARPALWPVYEPLLTRYLAEAGVEAEISTEFDPDQVDYVVYAPNGGLLDFSPFSRLKAVLSLWAGVEKIADNDTLSVPLARMVDHGLTQGMTEWVVGHVLRYHLGMDRHITIQDGVWAPDAPPLAQQRNLCILGLGALGEAAARALASLNFTVTGWSRTAKDIPGVTCLHGPDGLRDALSRAEILVLLLPDTAATENALNAETLALLPKGARIINPGRGPLIDDEALLDALNSGQVGHATLDVFRVEPLPPDHPYWSHPNVTVTPHIASETRPVTAAQVICENIRRGEAGEPFVHLVDRTLGY; this comes from the coding sequence ATGCCCGTAAACGTTCTGTTTTCCGCGCGCCCTGCCCTGTGGCCCGTGTATGAACCGCTGCTCACTCGATACCTTGCAGAAGCTGGCGTAGAGGCGGAGATCAGTACGGAGTTTGACCCGGATCAGGTTGATTACGTTGTCTACGCTCCGAATGGCGGGTTACTGGATTTTTCGCCCTTTTCGCGCCTGAAGGCGGTTCTGAGCCTTTGGGCCGGTGTCGAAAAGATCGCGGACAATGACACGCTGAGCGTCCCATTGGCACGGATGGTGGATCACGGGCTGACGCAGGGAATGACCGAGTGGGTGGTGGGCCATGTGCTGCGCTATCATCTGGGAATGGATCGCCACATCACCATCCAGGATGGCGTCTGGGCCCCGGATGCCCCACCTTTGGCGCAGCAGCGCAACCTGTGCATTCTGGGCCTCGGCGCGTTGGGTGAAGCCGCGGCCCGCGCCCTGGCCTCGCTGAATTTCACGGTCACTGGTTGGAGCCGCACCGCCAAGGACATCCCCGGCGTAACCTGTCTGCACGGTCCCGACGGGCTGCGTGATGCGCTTTCCCGGGCCGAGATACTGGTTCTGCTGCTGCCTGACACCGCTGCCACGGAAAACGCGTTGAATGCTGAAACGCTGGCCCTGCTGCCCAAAGGCGCGCGGATCATCAACCCGGGTCGCGGGCCCCTGATTGATGACGAAGCGCTGCTGGATGCCTTGAACTCGGGTCAGGTCGGTCACGCGACGCTGGATGTGTTCCGGGTCGAGCCCCTGCCCCCCGACCACCCGTATTGGTCACATCCGAACGTGACCGTGACCCCTCATATCGCGTCCGAGACCCGCCCGGTCACAGCCGCGCAGGTCATTTGCGAAAACATCCGGCGTGGCGAAGCCGGAGAGCCCTTCGTGCACCTGGTGGATCGCACATTGGGCTACTGA